From a single Mangifera indica cultivar Alphonso chromosome 19, CATAS_Mindica_2.1, whole genome shotgun sequence genomic region:
- the LOC123203102 gene encoding uncharacterized protein LOC123203102: protein MKISSFLLFFFLSVLPLLSQPSQSTAILVDGVSEWKSPTVHVGDFIIFKHKYNYNLYIFKNKNACNLCNFTQATLLTEPNSTSYTWHPSRTGFFYFTFNNGSFKTCQASQKLAIEVSLPQNASTISPQHPPMDAPAPVSGGVVSSSPAYPWPFRPRQEAVSPGSAPLSHGATAPVTVPSLVPDAGGGMPFINSNPAIPLPTGEVDSATIRPLPTSGQSRQVAVGFLAGQMVIFFVVFLFLML from the exons ATGAAGATCTCATCcttccttctcttcttcttcctctctgtTCTCCCTCTTTTATCTCAACCTTCTCAGTCCACAGCCATTCTTGTTGATGGTGTTTCAGAGTGGAAGAGCCCAACCGTTCATGTAGGAGACTTCATCA TTTTCAAACACAAGTATAACTACAACCTCTACATTTTTAAGAACAAGAATGCCTGTAATCTCTGCAATTTCACTCAAGCTACTCTTCTCACCGAGCCCAACTCCACCTCTTATACG TGGCATCCTTCACGCACTGGTTTCTTCTACTTCACGTTCAACAATGGCTCTTTCAAAACGTGCCAAGCCTCTCAAAAGCTCGCCATAGAGGTCTCATTACCCCAAAATGCAAGTACCATTTCTCCACAGCACCCTCCAATGGATGCTCCGGCACCAGTTTCAGGTGGTGTTGTTTCGTCTTCTCCAGCATATCCCTGGCCTTTCCGCCCCCGCCAGGAGGCTGTTTCTCCAGGTTCAGCACCGTTGAGCCATGGCGCTACTGCTCCTGTGACAGTGCCATCTTTGGTGCCGGATGCAGGAGGCGGCATGCCGTTTATTAATAGTAATCCTGCCATTCCTTTGCCTACTGGTGAAGTGGATTCAGCTACCATAAGACCTCTTCCAACTTCAGGCCAATCTAGACAG GTGGCGGTGGGGTTTCTTGCAGGTCAAATGGTCATCTTTTTTGTAGTTTTCCTTT
- the LOC123203492 gene encoding G-box-binding factor 4 → MASSKIMKSSNSRNSDLSKRPSSIKLQTQQQQSPQQQTPSSAMTVDGILRDVYNSTAMSSTTTDATLLDAQITLIDTDDHTIGSNNGTNNQSGEQNGVVSMSLGKSVDDVWREIVSGEKKEMKEEAPEEMMTLEDFLVKTGAVDDVEKESGADVDVKLPITERLSGGVYAFDLAPSPSPFQVEGAIVGFGNGVEVIGSGGGMSGGRGKRGRVMLEPLDKAAQQRQRRMIKNRESAARSRERKQAYQVELESLAVRLEEENECLLKEKAERTKERYKQLMEKVVPVVEKQRQPRILRRVRTMEW, encoded by the exons ATGGCGTCCTCTAAAATCATGAAATCTTCTAATTCGCGGAATTCGGATCTCTCCAAACGTCCTTCTTCTATAAAACTGCAGACTCAACAACAACAATCACCACAGCAGCAAACGCCCTCTTCAGCAATGACGGTGGACGGAATTCTCCGCGACGTTTATAACTCGACGGCAATGTCGTCGACGACGACGGATGCCACTCTGCTCGACGCGCAGATCACGTTGATCGACACGGACGATCATACTATTGGTAGTAATAATGGGACTAATAATCAGAGTGGTGAGCAGAACGGTGTCGTTTCAATGAGTTTGGGGAAGAGTGTAGATGACGTGTGGAGAGAGATCGTTTCGGGGGAGAAGAAGGAGATGAAGGAGGAGGCGCCGGAGGAGATGATGACGTTGGAGGATTTTTTGGTGAAGACCGGGGCTGTCGATGACGTGGAGAAGGAAAGTGGAGCTGACGTCGATGTGAAGTTGCCGATTACGGAGCGTTTGAGTGGCGGGGTCTATGCTTTTGATCTGGCCCCGTCGCCGAGTCCCTTTCAAGTGGAGGGAGCGATTGTGGGGTTCGGAAATGGAGTGGAAGTGATTGGTAGTGGTGGTGGAATGAGTGGAGGAAGAGGGAAGAGAGGGAGAGTGATGTTGGAGCCCTTGGATAAGGCGGCGCAGCAGCGTCAGAGGAGGATGATCAAGAATCGTGAGTCCGCTGCAAGGTCTAGGGAAAGGAAGCAG GCCTATCAAGTGGAATTGGAGTCATTGGCGGTGAGGTTGGAGGAGGAGAATGAGTGTCTGTTGAAAGAGAAG GCTGAGAGGACCAAGGAAAGGTATAAGCAG CTCATGGAAAAAGTGGTTCCAGTTGTTGAGAAGCAAAGACAACCTCGTATTCTTCGGAGAGTTCGCACCATGGAGTGGTAG